In the genome of Candidatus Latescibacter sp., the window GAGAAAAGTAAAAGTTAGAAGATGAATGAAACTCCCCGCCGCAAGCAGCGGGGTATCTTGTTAGGTTTATTCTTTTCATACGCCGCAAGCGGCGGGGAATTCAACCCATAGAGATTAAATGTGGATAAATATTGTCTCTCGCAAAGTTCGCAAAGAAAGTATACTGAATTTTCTGGTGTTTCTTTACCTCACCCCCTTTCCCCCTCTCCCAGACAGGAGAGAGGGTAACTCATTATGCGCTTTGTTTTTACCCTCTCATAATTAGGAGAGGGTGGCCGAAGGCCGGGTGAGGTTTATTGTCATTGACAAGGTAAAAAAGAACACCTATTTTGAAGAAAACCAAATACTGAAACAGTTGACGAGATCGCCGATGCGGTGGCTTTCAAAAATCTGATTCCATTTGAAGCGATGGGATGACGCTTTCATAGTTTAAAATTCTGCGGAGAACAGAGCATGTTTGAAAAAATCTTCCACCTGAAGGCTAACGGCACCACTATCCGAACTGAGCTTATTGCCGGTTCAACCACCTTTCTATCCATGGCATACATTATTTTCGTCCAGCCGGCGGTGCTTTCGCTGGCGGGGATGGATTTCGGCTCGGTCATGATGGCCACCTGCATTTCAGCGGCGCTGGCCTGTCTGGTAATGGCGCTCATGGCTAACTACCCGATCGCTCTTGCGCCTGGCATGGGCGAAAACTTTTATTTCGTGTTCGCGGTGGTGCTCGGCATGGGAATCTCCTGGGAAAAAGCCCTCGGCGCCGTGTTTCTGTCCGGAGTGATTTTCATCATTCTCACATTCATGCGCATCCGGGAGCTGATCATCGACGCCATTCCGGAAAGCCTGAAAAACGCCATCCCCGCGGCCATCGGTGTTTTCATAACCTTTATCGGTCTGGTGCAGGCGGGAATTGTGATCAAAGACCCGGGAGGCGGCATAGTGACCCTGGGAAACTTCCATTCCGCTCCTGTGCTCCTCTCCCTTACCGGGCTTTTCATTATCCTGTTTTTCATGGTGCGCCAGGTGAAAGGCGCCCTTCTCATCGGCATGCTTTCCACCGCGGTGATCGGCATCCTGACCGGAATAGTCCACTATAAGGGAATTATCTCCGCGCCGCCCTCAATCAGCCCTACCCTGTTCAAAATGGACCTTTCCGATATATTCAGCATGGAATATGTCACCGTGGTGCTCATCTTCCTTCTCATGGCCATGTTCGACACCATCGGAACCCTGGTCGGGGTGACCCAAGCCGCCGGAATTATGAAGGACGGCAAACTCCCCCGTGCGCAGGGAGCGCTTTTCGCCGACGCGTTCGGCACCGCCGCCGGCGCAGCCCTGGGGACTTCGACCGTCACCGCCTATATCGAAAGCACCACCGGAGTCCGTGAGGGGGGACGGACCGGCCTTACCGCTGTCACCGCGGGGGCGCTCATGCTCCTCGCCATATTTTTCAGCCCCCTGGTTTCCATGATAGGCGGCGGGTATGCGGTTAACGGCCCGGACGGGAAGCTCCTCTACACCCTGTATCCCATTACCGCTCCCGCGCTTATCCTTGTGGGATCGTTCATGGCCAGGACCATCACCCGCTGCAACTGGGAGGATCTGACCGAGTCCGTTCCTTCATTTATGACCATAGTCGGGATGGCGCTGACCTATAATATCAGCACCGGCCTTGCGTTCGGATTCATCCTCTACCCCATCCTCAAGCTGATGTCCGGCCGGGGAAAGGAAATCTCCTGGCTGGTGTACCTCCTGGGGGGGCTGTTTCTGGTGAAATTCGTGCTGGTAGGGTAAAAAGATAGTCCAAAGAATGTCTGAACCGCGGATGGTCAGGATAGAAGGATAAAAAACTGGATAAAAGAAAAGAGCCAACAGCATAAGATATTGCGAGCAATATTTTGCACGTTTATTTTTTCCACACGGATTGCTGTTTTTCAAACAACTCTTCACATTGTATAATCGGCTCTTACGATCTCATTTGAAAAAGCGAAATACTTTTTTCGGATCATCAATCATGGTAATCCTTTAATCTCATGAATCAAGGTTCAGACATCTTTCATCCCGGTCATCCGTACATCCTGACCATCCGCGGTTCAGACAGGGAAAAACAGTAACAAAGTCACAGAGTGACAAAGTAAATTGGAGAGCGGATATGCGTACCTTTTGTTTCATTGCATTCATGGCGCTTGTTTTGCCTGTATACGGTCATGCCCAGGAGAAGGTTACCGCTGTATATACCAATACCGATTATATCAACAATCTTTTCATCGATGGCGATACGATATGGTGCGGGACATGGGAAGGAGGGCTTGCGGGGTATAACAGGAAAACGGGAACATGGAAAGTCTTCACATCGCTGGATGGTCTCGCAAACAACACCGTTCAATCGATATTTAAGGATACCGGGGGGGCTCTCTGGATTGCCCATGCCGATTGGGGTCTTTCGTGCTTCGACGGGAAAAACGGGAAATCCTTTCCGGAATTGAACGGTTATATGGTCTATGTATGGGGAACATGTGAAGACACCCGCCATCAGATATGGTGCAGCACCAATAACGGCGTGTATATTTTTTTAAACAATACCTGGGTAAAATCCCAGGACGGCGGAACCGGCTCCATCGCGGCGGGGAAGAACGGATCAGTCTGGTGCTATCAGGACAGGACGCTTCTCTATTACGACAGATCGGAATGGCGCGTGTTCACCGACAAGGACACCGGCTTTCCGCTCTCCTATACATCCAACCTGCTCTTCGATAAAAACGACGTCCTGTGGTTTCAATTATGGGGTGGAGATCCCGCCTGTTTCGATGGAAAAACGTGGCAGCGCCCTCCTCTTCCGAAGGGATCGGGTTCCATGTTCTCTCCCTCGTTCATCGGCCCGGATGGGAATATATGGATAGTATGGCACGGGAACATCTGCCGGTTCAACGATGCGAAAAACTGGGAAATAGTCATTCCGGGAAATACGCTCAGGGAGGCGTTCTCCGCGGCGGGGCTGGTCCCGGGCGATATCATCGTTCAGATTGATGACGAAGGGATATTTTGGATTGCAGATAATCGGGGCAATACCAACCATAATCCCGGCCTGTTTCGGTTCGATGGGAAAAAAATCGACGTGATCCGTCGAAACTCAATGGCATTCCTCCGCCCGGCGTCGATATCTGAAGACCGTTCGGGAGCTCTCTGGACGGCCGGATTATATGGCAAGGGCATCTCGCGGCTTGACGGGACGGAATGGAAAACGTTCACCAACATACCGGTTGTTCCCTATTACGAATTCACCGGGACGGCGGTCGATAATCACGGCAATGTCTGGTGCTCCGCACACTTCGGCGCATTGCGATATGACGGCGCGGAGTGGCGTCTTTTCGACCATACGAACAGCGGTCTCAGATATGATGGCATATCCTCGCTGTATCTCGATTCCAGGGGCGTGTTGTGGTTTATTGGTTTTATGTCAGGCGCCGAGAATGTCATCACCAGCTTCGACGGCTCGTCATGGAAAACGTATGACAGGACCAGCACCGGATGTTACCTGAGCAGGGTGAAATGCGTCTGTGAAGACAGAACGGGGGCTATTATAGCGGGAGGAGATTCTCTTCTCGTGCGTTACGATGGAGCTGAATGGAAAGCCTTCTCTCCCGCCCCCGAAGGATGGGTTTTGAATGCCAGTTTCATCGCTAAAGCGCCTGACGGTAATCTCTGGTGCGTCGGGTACCTGTACAAGATAAATGAGTGGTACAAAGGCGGCAGTTATCTCTTCTGTTATAACGGGACTGAATGGAAACGTTTTCCCGTCCTGTCGGTCGGCGCGCTTGCGGTGGATAAGCAGAATATCGTTTGGATAGGAAGCAGCGATAGTAAAGGAGTTTCACGTTTCGACGGTTCGACATGGACCCAGTACGGACAGGAAAAAGGCCTTGCAACCCGTGCCGTGGATACGATTTATGTCGACAGAAACAATACGAAATGGATCGGAACCCAGGATGGGATGTTCTGTATCGGAGGCGCCCAACCCACAGGAATCAAGAGAGACGCAGAAAAACTGTCGGGGCCGTTCTTTCTTTCGTATCGTCCGAATCCATTCAACTCCTCTATTATGATAACTTTCATTCTGCCGTCAGGCGGAAAAATCGAACTCGCAATATTTTCGGTGAATGGTCAAAAAATAAAAGTCTTGAAAGAAGATATGTCCGCCGGAATACATTCGTTTTTGTGGGACGGCCGTGACGATTCAGGGAAAGCGGTATCTTCCGGTGTATATCTTTCCCGTTTGCAGATGGGCGAAAAGGTTGCAGTCGGACGGATGCTATTGTTGAAATAGGCTGACCATCCGTGGTTCAGACAATCGGGGGGTAATATTCAATGAGATCAATTATCTTTGTGATATTTCTCCTTCTTTTTCTTCCCGGAACGATCATGGCGCAGAAAACAATCAGCTACAAGGTAAAAGGACTTTCTCAAAAGGCAGAGATTCTCCTTGACCGGTGGGGAGTTCCGCACATCTACGGAAAAACCGAAGAGGATATGTTCTTTGCCCAGGGATTCAATGCGGCGCGGGACAGGCTCTGGCAGCTTGATTTATGGCGCAGGCAGGGCGAGGGCAAACTGGCGGAAGCGTTCGGTCCCCGCTTTCTGGAAAAGGATAAAGCCGCCCGTCTTTTTCTGTATCGCGGCGACAGGGAAAAGGAATTCAGAAGCTACCATCCAAGGGGAAAGAAAATACTCAACGCATTCACCGATGGAATTAACGCCTGGATCGATTTGACCAAAGCCGATCCGAAATTATTGCCTCTCGAATTCAAACTTACCGGAGTTGTCCCGGGATACTGGACACCTTCTACCCCGCTGATCCGCATCTTCGGTCTCACCCGGAACGCCGGAAGAGAGGACGCTCTGGCCCGTCTTGTTCATCTCATGGGCGCGGAGGCTGTGGAAAAAATGCATGTTTTCGAGCCGCCGGCGAAGCTCTCGGTTCCGGAAGGTCTCGACCTTTCTCTTTTCGATGGCCGTGCGCTTGAAAAATACAATCTGGCAAGAGCCGCGATTACATTTCGTCCTGAAGACCTTGCCGCAGGCATTCCTTCTGAGGAGAGAGAACTGTATGCCCGGCT includes:
- a CDS encoding NCS2 family permease, encoding MFEKIFHLKANGTTIRTELIAGSTTFLSMAYIIFVQPAVLSLAGMDFGSVMMATCISAALACLVMALMANYPIALAPGMGENFYFVFAVVLGMGISWEKALGAVFLSGVIFIILTFMRIRELIIDAIPESLKNAIPAAIGVFITFIGLVQAGIVIKDPGGGIVTLGNFHSAPVLLSLTGLFIILFFMVRQVKGALLIGMLSTAVIGILTGIVHYKGIISAPPSISPTLFKMDLSDIFSMEYVTVVLIFLLMAMFDTIGTLVGVTQAAGIMKDGKLPRAQGALFADAFGTAAGAALGTSTVTAYIESTTGVREGGRTGLTAVTAGALMLLAIFFSPLVSMIGGGYAVNGPDGKLLYTLYPITAPALILVGSFMARTITRCNWEDLTESVPSFMTIVGMALTYNISTGLAFGFILYPILKLMSGRGKEISWLVYLLGGLFLVKFVLVG
- a CDS encoding T9SS type A sorting domain-containing protein gives rise to the protein MRTFCFIAFMALVLPVYGHAQEKVTAVYTNTDYINNLFIDGDTIWCGTWEGGLAGYNRKTGTWKVFTSLDGLANNTVQSIFKDTGGALWIAHADWGLSCFDGKNGKSFPELNGYMVYVWGTCEDTRHQIWCSTNNGVYIFLNNTWVKSQDGGTGSIAAGKNGSVWCYQDRTLLYYDRSEWRVFTDKDTGFPLSYTSNLLFDKNDVLWFQLWGGDPACFDGKTWQRPPLPKGSGSMFSPSFIGPDGNIWIVWHGNICRFNDAKNWEIVIPGNTLREAFSAAGLVPGDIIVQIDDEGIFWIADNRGNTNHNPGLFRFDGKKIDVIRRNSMAFLRPASISEDRSGALWTAGLYGKGISRLDGTEWKTFTNIPVVPYYEFTGTAVDNHGNVWCSAHFGALRYDGAEWRLFDHTNSGLRYDGISSLYLDSRGVLWFIGFMSGAENVITSFDGSSWKTYDRTSTGCYLSRVKCVCEDRTGAIIAGGDSLLVRYDGAEWKAFSPAPEGWVLNASFIAKAPDGNLWCVGYLYKINEWYKGGSYLFCYNGTEWKRFPVLSVGALAVDKQNIVWIGSSDSKGVSRFDGSTWTQYGQEKGLATRAVDTIYVDRNNTKWIGTQDGMFCIGGAQPTGIKRDAEKLSGPFFLSYRPNPFNSSIMITFILPSGGKIELAIFSVNGQKIKVLKEDMSAGIHSFLWDGRDDSGKAVSSGVYLSRLQMGEKVAVGRMLLLK